Proteins encoded together in one Undibacterium sp. CCC3.4 window:
- the truB gene encoding tRNA pseudouridine(55) synthase TruB — translation MVRQAAVNTSIKKAPRVPVHGVLLLDKPVGFSSNDALIKAKRMLNAMKAGHTGTLDPFATGLLPLCFGEATKFSQDLLEADKTYTTVVHLGQTTTTGDTEGEILATAEVAVTLEQIHAVLAQFRGPIAQVPPMYSALKRDGKPLYEYARAGITLERAARHVVIHELALLSYQAPLLSLKVKCSKGTYVRVLGEEIGAALGCGGHLQALRRIAVGHLVLEKSITLDSLAELDIAQRLALLDPVDALLSSFPPVQLTDELAVRFLHGQRLALGKEALNLPAELGRVRVYRASDQALLGSAQLQEYSILAPERLIKTEGSAQ, via the coding sequence ATGGTGCGCCAAGCCGCAGTGAATACGTCGATCAAAAAAGCGCCACGCGTGCCGGTGCACGGGGTGTTGTTGCTCGACAAGCCGGTCGGTTTTTCCAGTAACGATGCGCTGATCAAGGCTAAACGCATGCTCAATGCCATGAAGGCTGGGCATACCGGGACGCTCGATCCGTTTGCGACTGGTTTGTTGCCGCTGTGTTTTGGTGAAGCGACTAAGTTTTCGCAAGATTTGCTGGAGGCTGACAAGACTTACACCACCGTCGTGCATCTGGGGCAAACCACCACCACTGGCGACACCGAGGGTGAAATTCTTGCTACGGCAGAGGTGGCGGTCACGCTGGAGCAAATCCATGCCGTGCTGGCGCAGTTCCGCGGACCGATCGCGCAGGTGCCGCCGATGTATTCGGCCTTGAAACGCGATGGCAAACCCTTGTATGAATACGCCCGAGCCGGTATTACACTCGAGCGCGCGGCACGCCATGTGGTGATTCATGAGTTGGCATTGCTTTCGTATCAAGCCCCGTTACTGAGCTTGAAGGTCAAATGCAGCAAGGGCACCTATGTGCGCGTGCTCGGCGAAGAGATCGGTGCTGCGCTTGGTTGCGGTGGCCACTTACAAGCTTTGCGCCGGATTGCGGTCGGCCATTTGGTATTGGAAAAATCGATCACGCTCGATTCTTTGGCGGAACTTGACATTGCGCAGCGCTTGGCTTTGCTCGACCCGGTCGATGCGCTGTTGTCGAGTTTTCCACCAGTGCAGTTGACTGATGAATTGGCCGTGCGTTTTTTACATGGACAAAGACTGGCGCTGGGAAAAGAGGCGCTGAATTTGCCGGCAGAGTTGGGACGGGTGCGCGTGTATCGCGCCTCTGATCAAGCTTTGCTCGGTTCTGCGCAGTTGCAGGAATACAGTATATTGGCACCGGAACGGCTGATCAAAACAGAGGGAAGCGCGCAGTAA
- the typA gene encoding translational GTPase TypA, whose protein sequence is MSTQKRAIRNIAIIAHVDHGKTTLVDQLLRQSGTFRENQQVDSRVMDSNDIEKERGITILSKNCAVEYKGTHINIVDTPGHADFGGEVERVLSMVDSVLLLVDAQEGPMPQTRFVTRKALALGLKPIVVVNKVDRENADPQKAVNATFELFDKLGATDEQLDFPIIYASGFKGYAGLVDTVREGNMEPLFDAILEHVPAREDDPDGPLQLQITSLEYSSYVGKIGVGRILRGRVKGLQDVVWMNGPDDKPTKARINQVLTFKGLDRVLAEEALAGDIVLINGIEEISIGTTICAPDTPEGLPMLKVDEPTLTMNFMVNNSPLAGREGKFVTTRQIKDRLDRELKANMALRVVQAEGDDSTYEVSGRGELHLTILIENMRREGYELAVSRPRVVFKMVDGVRHEPYENLTVDVEEANQGGVMEELGRRRGDLQNMESDGKGRVRLEYRIPARGLIGFQGEFMTLTRGTGLMSHVFDEYAPVDNTRGEMAGRRNGVLISQDDGAAVAYAIWKLQDRGRMFVSHNDPVYEGMIIGIHSRDNDLVVNPIKGKQLTNVRSSGTDEAVRLVTPIQMSLEYAVEFIDDDELVEVTPKSIRLRKRYLKEHERKKASRD, encoded by the coding sequence ATGTCCACTCAAAAACGCGCTATTCGCAACATCGCCATTATCGCCCACGTCGATCACGGCAAAACCACTCTGGTTGATCAATTATTGCGTCAATCCGGCACTTTCCGTGAAAACCAACAGGTTGATTCGCGCGTGATGGATTCGAATGATATTGAAAAAGAGCGTGGCATCACGATTCTTTCCAAAAACTGTGCAGTAGAATACAAAGGCACGCATATCAACATCGTTGATACCCCGGGCCATGCCGATTTCGGCGGTGAAGTAGAGCGCGTTTTGTCGATGGTTGACAGCGTGTTGTTGTTGGTCGATGCACAAGAAGGCCCGATGCCGCAAACCCGTTTCGTCACGCGTAAAGCGCTGGCCTTGGGTTTGAAGCCTATCGTCGTGGTCAATAAAGTCGATCGCGAAAACGCTGATCCGCAGAAAGCCGTTAACGCGACTTTCGAATTGTTCGACAAACTCGGTGCAACCGATGAACAACTCGATTTCCCTATCATTTACGCATCGGGCTTCAAAGGCTATGCCGGTTTGGTAGACACGGTTCGCGAAGGTAACATGGAACCCTTGTTCGATGCCATCCTTGAGCACGTTCCTGCGCGTGAAGATGACCCGGATGGTCCTTTGCAATTGCAAATCACTTCGCTCGAATACTCCTCGTATGTTGGTAAGATCGGCGTTGGCCGTATCCTGCGCGGTCGCGTCAAGGGCTTGCAAGATGTCGTTTGGATGAATGGTCCCGATGACAAACCGACTAAGGCCCGTATCAACCAAGTGTTGACATTTAAAGGCTTGGATCGCGTGTTGGCTGAAGAAGCTTTGGCTGGCGACATCGTGCTGATCAACGGTATCGAAGAAATCAGTATCGGCACCACTATCTGCGCACCGGACACACCGGAAGGTTTGCCGATGTTGAAGGTCGATGAGCCGACACTGACCATGAATTTCATGGTCAACAACTCGCCGTTGGCTGGTCGTGAAGGTAAGTTCGTTACTACCCGTCAGATCAAAGACCGTTTGGACCGCGAATTGAAAGCTAACATGGCTTTGCGCGTAGTGCAGGCTGAAGGCGATGATTCGACTTATGAAGTATCCGGTCGCGGCGAATTGCATCTGACTATTTTGATCGAAAACATGCGTCGTGAAGGTTACGAGCTGGCCGTTTCGCGTCCACGCGTGGTCTTCAAAATGGTGGACGGCGTGCGCCACGAGCCGTACGAAAACTTAACCGTTGATGTGGAAGAAGCGAATCAAGGCGGCGTGATGGAAGAACTCGGTCGTCGTCGCGGTGACTTGCAAAACATGGAATCCGACGGTAAAGGTCGCGTTCGTTTGGAATACCGTATCCCGGCCCGTGGCCTGATCGGTTTCCAAGGCGAATTCATGACTTTGACACGCGGTACAGGCTTGATGAGCCACGTGTTTGATGAATACGCTCCGGTTGATAATACCCGTGGTGAAATGGCCGGTCGTCGCAACGGTGTCTTGATCTCGCAAGATGATGGCGCAGCAGTAGCGTACGCTATCTGGAAATTGCAAGATCGCGGCCGTATGTTCGTCAGCCATAACGACCCAGTGTATGAAGGCATGATCATCGGTATTCACTCACGTGACAATGATTTGGTGGTCAACCCTATCAAGGGTAAGCAATTGACTAACGTGCGTTCCTCCGGTACCGATGAAGCGGTGCGTTTGGTCACACCGATTCAAATGTCGCTGGAATATGCAGTCGAATTCATCGACGACGACGAATTGGTCGAAGTGACACCGAAGAGTATCCGTTTGCGTAAGCGTTATTTGAAAGAACACGAACGTAAAAAAGCATCGCGCGATTAA
- a CDS encoding DMT family transporter encodes MSSVKLNHRKAVMLMICAASLWSMAGVVTRHLEGARGYEVTFWRSLFAALFVAAAMLRQYGRGFFPRLRLLGKPGLISGCMWATMYSCFMIAMTMTTVANTSIMESLAPLFTAILAWLVLREKIPLRTWGAIAAAGAGMAWMFIGSLAQLDARGMLGMCIALGVPVASAVNMIVLKRSGHAVDLIPAVLLGGVFSALAMLPLAWPLQASLHDIGLLAFLGFFQLGFPCMLMVRAAAGLSVSEVALLALLEVLLAPIWAWLGAGEVPAAASIVGGAVVLAALVFNEVTAGEA; translated from the coding sequence ATGTCGTCAGTCAAACTCAATCACCGCAAAGCGGTCATGCTCATGATTTGCGCCGCCAGTTTATGGAGTATGGCCGGGGTCGTGACGCGCCATCTGGAGGGTGCGCGCGGCTATGAGGTGACGTTTTGGCGCAGCTTGTTTGCCGCGCTCTTCGTCGCTGCTGCCATGCTGCGGCAATATGGGCGCGGATTTTTTCCGCGCTTGCGCTTGCTGGGCAAGCCGGGTTTGATTTCCGGTTGTATGTGGGCCACCATGTACAGTTGCTTCATGATTGCGATGACCATGACGACCGTCGCCAATACTTCCATTATGGAAAGTCTGGCACCCTTGTTTACGGCGATACTGGCGTGGTTAGTGTTGCGCGAAAAAATTCCACTGCGTACCTGGGGCGCGATTGCTGCGGCCGGGGCTGGCATGGCGTGGATGTTTATCGGCAGCTTGGCGCAGCTCGATGCGCGTGGCATGCTCGGTATGTGCATCGCACTCGGGGTGCCGGTGGCGTCGGCGGTGAATATGATCGTACTCAAACGCAGTGGTCATGCGGTCGATTTGATACCGGCGGTACTGCTGGGTGGCGTGTTCTCGGCGTTGGCGATGTTGCCGTTGGCTTGGCCCTTACAAGCATCGCTGCACGATATCGGTTTGCTGGCCTTTTTGGGTTTCTTTCAACTCGGCTTTCCCTGCATGCTGATGGTGCGTGCGGCCGCTGGTTTGTCGGTGTCGGAAGTGGCTTTGCTGGCCTTGTTGGAAGTGTTGCTGGCACCGATATGGGCTTGGCTGGGGGCTGGCGAAGTGCCGGCGGCAGCGAGTATCGTCGGTGGCGCAGTGGTGTTGGCAGCCTTGGTGTTCAATGAGGTGACGGCCGGCGAAGCTTGA
- the yegQ gene encoding tRNA 5-hydroxyuridine modification protein YegQ — MLIAPELLLPAGSLEKMHAAFDFGADAVYAGQPRYSLRARNNEFSTADILQQGIDGAHARGKKFFVASNIFPHNAKLKTYLHDMAPVVAMKPDALIMADPGLIMMVREKWPEVPVHLSVQANAVNWADVKFWKNMGLTRVILSRELSLDEVEEIRQQCPDMELEVFVHGALCIAYSGRCLLSGYFNHRDPNQGTCTNSCRWDYKVENADENETGDLARIPVKTIAFNYGQALEQANQSFSAMGDMPRHPLADRPYLIEESTKPGQLMPILEDEHGTYIMNSKDLRAVEHVERLAKIGVDSLKVEGRTKSLYYVARTAQVYRRAIDDAAAGRAFNPQLLGELNGLANRGYTDGFYQRHHTQDHQNYMEGVSQAHRSQYVGQVLQIVDGWAEVEVKNRFAVGDRIEIISPAGNEIVTLAEMRNSDHQALQIIGGAGHRVRIPLAAKYDKALLARML, encoded by the coding sequence ATGTTAATCGCCCCTGAACTTCTTTTACCCGCCGGCTCGCTGGAAAAAATGCATGCCGCATTTGATTTCGGTGCCGACGCTGTGTATGCCGGCCAGCCTCGCTATAGTCTGCGGGCACGGAATAATGAATTTTCTACTGCCGATATTCTGCAACAGGGTATCGATGGTGCGCATGCGCGCGGCAAGAAATTTTTCGTTGCCAGCAATATTTTTCCACACAACGCTAAGCTCAAAACCTATTTGCACGATATGGCACCGGTGGTCGCGATGAAACCTGATGCCTTGATTATGGCCGATCCCGGTCTGATCATGATGGTGCGTGAAAAATGGCCGGAAGTACCGGTACATTTGTCGGTGCAGGCCAATGCCGTCAATTGGGCCGATGTGAAATTCTGGAAAAACATGGGCTTGACGCGGGTGATCTTGTCACGCGAGCTCTCGCTCGATGAAGTGGAAGAAATTCGTCAGCAATGCCCCGATATGGAACTCGAAGTGTTTGTTCATGGTGCGCTGTGTATTGCGTATTCGGGGCGCTGCTTGTTGTCCGGTTATTTCAATCACCGCGATCCGAATCAGGGTACTTGTACCAATTCTTGTCGCTGGGATTACAAGGTCGAAAACGCTGATGAAAATGAAACCGGCGATTTGGCCCGCATTCCGGTCAAAACCATCGCGTTCAATTATGGCCAAGCGCTGGAACAAGCGAATCAATCGTTCTCAGCGATGGGCGACATGCCGCGCCATCCGTTGGCTGATCGTCCTTACCTGATCGAAGAAAGTACCAAGCCGGGGCAGCTCATGCCTATACTCGAAGATGAGCACGGTACCTACATTATGAATTCGAAGGATCTGCGCGCGGTCGAGCATGTCGAACGGCTGGCCAAGATCGGTGTCGATTCGCTCAAGGTGGAAGGGCGCACCAAATCGCTCTATTATGTGGCGCGCACGGCCCAGGTGTATCGCCGTGCGATCGATGATGCCGCCGCTGGTCGAGCATTCAATCCGCAGTTGCTCGGTGAACTCAACGGTCTGGCCAATCGCGGCTATACTGACGGCTTTTACCAGCGTCATCATACCCAAGATCATCAGAATTACATGGAAGGGGTGTCGCAGGCGCATCGCAGTCAATATGTTGGACAAGTTTTGCAGATTGTTGATGGCTGGGCCGAGGTGGAAGTGAAGAACCGTTTTGCCGTCGGTGACAGGATAGAAATTATTTCTCCGGCGGGGAATGAGATTGTTACCCTCGCTGAGATGCGCAACAGTGATCATCAAGCGCTGCAAATCATCGGTGGTGCTGGCCACAGGGTGCGCATTCCGCTGGCGGCCAAATACGACAAAGCGCTGCTGGCACGGATGCTGTAA
- a CDS encoding DUF1294 domain-containing protein produces MSWIQIVMAWYGTLSLLCYGSYALDKRAAIAGRARIPEHTLLFLSLLGGWPGALLAHRWLRHKSRKTAFLLRFSFMLTLHALLLLAVAYFLLVF; encoded by the coding sequence GTGTCTTGGATACAAATTGTCATGGCGTGGTATGGCACCCTCAGTCTGCTGTGTTATGGCAGCTATGCGCTGGATAAACGCGCCGCAATCGCTGGCCGCGCGCGCATACCGGAGCATACGCTGCTGTTTCTCAGCTTGCTCGGTGGCTGGCCTGGTGCCTTGTTGGCGCACCGATGGTTACGCCATAAATCGCGTAAAACCGCTTTTTTGTTGCGCTTTTCTTTTATGCTGACACTGCATGCTTTATTGTTGTTGGCGGTTGCGTATTTCTTGTTAGTTTTTTGA
- a CDS encoding EamA family transporter, which yields MAGSSPWLLWALFSAIFAALTAIFAKIGIQGVDSDFATLLRTVLIVLLLAVFVWSTGKWRNPFDLAARTWLFLSLSGLATGASWVCYFRALQNGPASLVAPVDKLSVVLVAIFACAFLGERPDWRQWLGIAMIAGGVLVMTLKR from the coding sequence ATGGCTGGCAGCAGTCCATGGCTGCTGTGGGCCTTGTTTTCCGCTATTTTTGCGGCATTGACGGCAATTTTCGCCAAAATCGGCATCCAGGGCGTCGACAGTGATTTCGCCACACTGCTGCGTACCGTGCTCATTGTGTTGTTGCTGGCGGTATTTGTCTGGAGCACAGGCAAGTGGCGCAATCCCTTTGACTTGGCAGCGCGTACTTGGCTCTTTCTCAGTCTCTCGGGATTGGCGACTGGCGCTTCCTGGGTGTGCTATTTCCGGGCCTTGCAAAACGGACCGGCCTCACTGGTCGCGCCGGTGGATAAACTGAGCGTGGTGTTGGTGGCGATTTTCGCTTGCGCTTTTTTGGGTGAGCGGCCCGATTGGCGCCAATGGCTAGGTATTGCCATGATAGCTGGCGGGGTGTTGGTCATGACGCTCAAGCGCTGA
- a CDS encoding multidrug efflux SMR transporter yields the protein MMNWLYLGLAIFCEVIATSALKASEGFTRPWPTLLLACGYAAAFYFLSLTLRSIPVGVAYAVWSGVGVVLISLVAFVLYGQRLDLAALLGIGLIVAGVIVINVFSSSVSH from the coding sequence ATGATGAACTGGCTCTATCTGGGATTGGCAATTTTCTGTGAAGTGATCGCTACCTCGGCACTCAAAGCCTCGGAGGGATTCACGCGACCGTGGCCGACGCTGTTGCTGGCCTGTGGTTACGCTGCCGCTTTTTATTTTTTATCGCTGACCTTGCGCAGCATTCCGGTTGGCGTCGCCTATGCGGTCTGGTCTGGGGTTGGGGTGGTCTTGATTTCCTTGGTCGCTTTTGTATTGTACGGGCAGCGCCTGGATCTTGCCGCTTTGCTTGGCATTGGGCTGATCGTCGCCGGTGTGATTGTCATTAATGTTTTTTCTTCCTCAGTCAGCCACTGA
- a CDS encoding DEAD/DEAH box helicase — protein sequence MHLFSQCSDDEWPLLTATALFEVPLNQPRALEFLQLCGRTTAIGNPYNAKLLKELITDLCRRHLLRQEIGLGFVLREDLRMAVLLRAQQRGELKTWITHVRDFLKRNGEYQHWKSYDATFYRREMLFSLLLGRTDETLLWREKFYSVATHTLPVPGADFFNDEEGLALFAQLKEIDQGMLLTDVFTHANWHLNDCRRAYDYACSQIEQHAGSWPQLMGLLAWQALLRGDFDRLEQLKTRLPPQVQAEFLIVFAVLQKRMAAATGVVQTYAEVQKTATGKRKLFLPETLGLLATIALLAKNDSASLKLAKAQVDEGVKQKHAYSYFVLQPLVHHLASGVVLPISHFSVRPQHDIDAVFEAVAAYWQDAPPHPKLQAKLLAMRDVMQGYGYQWVEAELDVLLARQFAVEARGVGWHAQHQIVPLLDLFEREASWKRALTALSQLKPAAEAVSTVAEQRLAWLLEFQFQELKAEPREQKRSVKGSWSKGRPVALRRLAQEQDSLPYLLEQDRQIASCVRKTHDSYYGGSEFELQIEKALPHLIAHPAVYWADAPDVRIDVVKGDIALQLKEDGDQISLQLDPYIGGDTALVWKKETTTRLAVYVSSPEIRQISGILGRGISVPGNAKEQLIDVIAAIAPHLPIHSDLPELNAQIASVAADLTVYAHLLPLQEGLRLQLLVRPLAEGGWYAPGQGAAHVLGERAGLPLQANRDLPLERARLEQVLQACPSLSVAESSQQEWQLLHPEQCLELLAELKALPPELLQLVWPEGERFRLRGSRSLANLSLSIKKQGEWFVAGGEITLDDGRVLALRELLQMANAARGRFLRLGDDDYLVLTDSFRQRLSELQALGEVGPDGIRINALAAPALAALAAEVGQLEADAGWRAQVERLDAMAAFVPQLPSTLQAELRDYQLAGYQWLARLAQWGVGACLADDMGLGKTVQTLALLLQRAPNGPALVVAPISVALNWQSEVTRFAPTLRVRPYHLNRSLAELGPFDLVIASYGMLQSDAEAFAAQHWHSVVLDEAQVIKNSATKRSQAAMALQADFKMIASGTPVENHLGELWNLFRFINPGLLGSKERFAERFSTPIERGDKDARLHLKKLLQPFILRRTKTQVLTELPARTEITLQVELSAEERHLYEALRQEALDTIANLGGEAGASLKVLAEITRLRRFCCHPQLVLKQATIAGSKLAVFAETLTELLDNRHKALVFSQFVDHLAIVRAYLDEQGISYQYLDGSTAPLERKRRVDAFQAGEGDVFLISLKAGGTGLNLTAADYVIHLDPWWNPAVEDQASDRAHRMGQLRPVTIYRLVTQNTIEEKILALHADKRDLANSLLDGGDASARLDSAALLRLLKESV from the coding sequence ATGCATTTATTTTCCCAATGTTCTGATGATGAATGGCCCTTGCTGACGGCAACGGCCTTGTTCGAAGTGCCGCTGAATCAGCCGCGCGCACTCGAGTTCTTGCAGCTTTGTGGACGTACTACCGCTATTGGCAATCCGTATAACGCCAAATTGCTGAAAGAATTGATCACCGATTTGTGCCGACGGCATTTGCTGCGGCAAGAAATAGGGCTGGGCTTTGTGTTGCGCGAAGATTTGCGCATGGCGGTGCTGTTGCGCGCGCAGCAGCGCGGCGAATTGAAAACCTGGATCACGCATGTGCGTGATTTTCTTAAGCGTAATGGTGAATACCAACATTGGAAATCGTATGATGCGACGTTTTATCGGCGCGAAATGCTGTTTTCTTTACTGTTGGGCCGCACTGATGAAACTTTGCTGTGGCGAGAGAAATTTTATAGCGTCGCCACGCACACTCTGCCGGTGCCGGGTGCGGATTTCTTCAATGATGAAGAAGGCTTGGCCTTATTCGCTCAGCTCAAAGAGATTGATCAGGGTATGCTGCTCACCGATGTGTTTACCCATGCTAACTGGCATTTGAACGATTGTCGGCGTGCGTACGATTACGCTTGTTCGCAAATCGAACAGCATGCCGGAAGTTGGCCACAACTGATGGGCTTATTAGCTTGGCAAGCGCTGTTGCGCGGCGATTTTGATCGTCTCGAACAATTGAAAACGCGTTTGCCACCGCAAGTGCAAGCGGAATTTCTAATCGTTTTCGCGGTGCTGCAAAAGCGTATGGCCGCCGCAACCGGCGTGGTGCAAACCTATGCAGAAGTGCAGAAAACAGCCACGGGTAAGCGTAAGTTATTTTTGCCCGAGACCTTGGGTTTACTGGCGACCATCGCCTTGCTGGCCAAGAATGACAGCGCCAGTTTAAAACTGGCCAAGGCCCAGGTCGACGAGGGTGTGAAACAAAAGCACGCTTACAGTTATTTTGTCTTGCAACCCTTGGTCCATCATTTAGCCAGCGGCGTGGTGCTGCCGATTTCGCATTTTTCCGTGCGCCCGCAGCATGACATCGATGCCGTGTTCGAAGCGGTGGCTGCTTACTGGCAGGATGCGCCGCCGCATCCGAAGTTGCAAGCCAAGCTGTTGGCCATGCGCGATGTGATGCAGGGCTATGGTTATCAGTGGGTGGAGGCGGAACTCGATGTCTTGCTCGCTCGTCAATTCGCTGTCGAAGCGCGTGGCGTCGGCTGGCATGCGCAACATCAGATTGTGCCACTGCTCGACTTGTTTGAACGCGAAGCAAGTTGGAAGCGTGCGCTGACTGCCTTGAGCCAGTTGAAACCCGCTGCCGAAGCCGTCAGCACGGTCGCGGAACAGCGTTTGGCTTGGTTGTTGGAATTTCAGTTTCAGGAATTGAAAGCGGAACCACGCGAACAGAAGCGTAGCGTCAAGGGCAGTTGGAGTAAGGGCCGTCCGGTGGCTTTGCGTCGTTTGGCACAAGAGCAGGACAGTTTGCCTTACTTGCTGGAACAAGACCGCCAAATCGCCTCCTGTGTGCGCAAGACGCACGACAGTTATTACGGTGGTAGTGAATTTGAATTGCAGATCGAGAAGGCCTTGCCCCACCTGATCGCTCACCCAGCCGTGTACTGGGCCGATGCGCCCGATGTGCGTATCGATGTGGTGAAAGGCGATATCGCCTTGCAACTCAAAGAGGATGGTGATCAAATCAGTTTGCAGCTTGATCCTTACATTGGCGGCGACACCGCGCTGGTATGGAAAAAAGAAACCACCACGCGTTTGGCCGTCTATGTGAGTAGCCCGGAAATTCGGCAGATCAGTGGTATTTTAGGGCGCGGCATCAGTGTGCCCGGAAATGCCAAAGAACAGCTGATCGACGTGATTGCCGCCATTGCACCGCATTTACCGATTCATTCTGATCTGCCGGAATTGAATGCGCAGATTGCCAGTGTCGCGGCCGACCTGACGGTGTATGCACATTTATTACCACTGCAAGAGGGCTTGCGCTTGCAATTGCTGGTTCGTCCCTTGGCCGAAGGCGGTTGGTATGCGCCGGGCCAAGGTGCTGCGCATGTGCTCGGTGAGCGCGCCGGCTTGCCCTTGCAAGCCAATCGCGATTTGCCGCTGGAGCGCGCGCGGCTTGAGCAGGTGCTGCAGGCTTGCCCGAGCTTAAGCGTGGCGGAAAGCAGTCAGCAGGAATGGCAATTGCTGCATCCTGAGCAATGCTTGGAATTGCTGGCCGAATTAAAAGCCCTGCCGCCTGAGTTGCTGCAATTGGTCTGGCCGGAAGGTGAGCGCTTCCGCTTGCGCGGCAGCCGTTCGCTGGCTAATTTAAGCTTGAGCATTAAAAAACAAGGCGAGTGGTTTGTCGCCGGCGGTGAAATCACGCTTGATGATGGCCGTGTGCTGGCCTTGCGCGAATTGCTGCAAATGGCGAACGCGGCGCGCGGACGTTTCCTGCGCCTCGGCGACGATGATTATCTGGTGCTGACTGATAGTTTCCGTCAACGCCTGAGCGAATTACAGGCGCTCGGTGAAGTCGGCCCGGATGGCATCCGCATCAATGCCTTAGCGGCACCGGCACTGGCGGCCTTGGCGGCCGAGGTCGGGCAGCTCGAAGCCGATGCCGGTTGGCGTGCCCAAGTCGAACGGCTCGATGCCATGGCGGCTTTTGTGCCGCAACTGCCATCGACCTTGCAAGCTGAGTTGCGCGATTATCAATTAGCTGGCTACCAATGGCTGGCGCGGCTGGCACAGTGGGGTGTCGGTGCTTGTCTGGCCGATGACATGGGGCTGGGTAAGACCGTGCAAACCTTGGCCTTGCTGCTACAACGCGCACCGAACGGCCCGGCCTTGGTGGTGGCACCGATTTCGGTGGCGCTGAACTGGCAGTCGGAAGTCACGCGCTTTGCGCCGACCTTGCGGGTGCGGCCGTATCACCTCAATCGGTCCTTGGCGGAACTTGGTCCTTTTGATCTCGTCATCGCCAGTTACGGCATGCTGCAGTCGGATGCCGAGGCCTTCGCCGCGCAACACTGGCACAGCGTGGTGCTCGATGAAGCGCAAGTGATAAAAAATTCGGCGACCAAACGCAGCCAGGCGGCGATGGCCTTGCAAGCCGATTTCAAAATGATCGCCAGCGGCACGCCGGTGGAAAATCATCTCGGTGAATTATGGAATTTGTTCCGCTTTATCAACCCCGGTTTGCTCGGTTCGAAAGAACGTTTCGCCGAACGCTTCAGCACGCCGATAGAACGCGGCGATAAAGACGCACGCTTGCATCTGAAAAAATTATTGCAGCCATTTATTTTGCGACGCACGAAAACGCAGGTGCTGACAGAATTACCGGCGCGGACAGAAATCACTTTGCAGGTGGAATTGAGTGCAGAAGAGCGCCATCTCTACGAAGCTTTACGACAAGAAGCGCTCGACACCATCGCCAATCTAGGCGGTGAGGCCGGTGCGTCACTCAAGGTGTTGGCCGAGATCACACGCTTGCGGCGTTTCTGTTGTCATCCGCAATTGGTGCTCAAACAAGCGACGATTGCCGGCAGCAAGTTGGCGGTGTTTGCCGAAACATTGACGGAATTGCTCGATAACCGCCACAAGGCGCTGGTATTCAGCCAGTTCGTCGATCATTTGGCCATCGTGCGCGCCTATCTCGATGAGCAGGGTATCAGTTATCAATATCTCGATGGCAGTACCGCGCCCTTGGAGCGTAAACGGCGTGTGGATGCCTTCCAGGCCGGGGAAGGCGATGTGTTTTTAATCAGCCTCAAGGCCGGCGGCACCGGGCTCAATCTGACCGCGGCCGATTATGTGATTCATCTCGATCCTTGGTGGAATCCAGCGGTCGAAGACCAAGCCTCCGATCGGGCCCACCGTATGGGGCAATTGCGACCGGTGACGATCTACCGATTAGTGACGCAAAACACAATAGAAGAAAAAATCCTCGCCTTGCATGCCGATAAGCGTGATTTGGCCAATAGTCTGCTCGACGGTGGCGATGCCTCGGCACGCCTCGATTCGGCAGCGCTGTTGCGTTTGCTGAAAGAAAGCGTGTAA